CGCTCATCGAGCGGACGAAGACGTCCATGTCGCCGACGGTCGAGGCCATCCGGATGCGATCGCCCAGCACCGCGCCGCCCGTGAACGGCGAGGAGGGGTCGATCGCGATGACGCCGACCGTTTCGCCGCGGTCGCGGTAGGTCTCCGCGAGTTTGTCGACCAGCGTCGACTTCCCCGCGCCGGGGCTGCCCGTGACGCCGATCACGTCGGCGTCGCCGGTGTGGGCGTACAGTTCGGAGACGAGGTCCCGGTACCCCGGCGACCGGTTTTCGATCTTCGAGATGACTCGAGCCAGCGCGCGGTGTTTGCCCGCGAGCAGGTCCTCGAGTAACTCCTCGTCCGCGCTCATCGCTCGGGGGCGTTCTCGCGGACGAACTCGATGGTCTCCTCGACCGACGTCCCGGGGCCGAAGATGGCCGCGACGCCCTCCGCCTTCAGTTCGGCACGGTCCTCCTCGGGGATGACGCCGCCGGCCAGCACGAGCGTGTCCTCCTTGGCGCCGTACTCCTCGAGTCCGTCCATGATCTTCGGGAGGAGTGTGTCGTGGGCCCCCGAGAGGATGGAGATTCCGAGCACGTCGACGTCCTCCTGGACGGCCGCCTGAACGATTTCCTCGGGCGCCTTGTGCAGCCCGGAGTAAATGACCTCGAAGCCGGCGTCGCGGAACGCCCGCGCGATGACGTGGGCCCCCCGATCGTGGCCGTCGAGACCGACTTTGGCGACGAGACACCGGATCGACTCCTGTTCCTGTTCGCTACTCATACCCACCCTTTCCCCGGCCGTCGCTTTGATTCTAACGGATATTCATGCTATTTGCGGCCAACGCCGGTAATGACCCTCTCGAGTCACAGGCGGGCGTCGGGGATACCGGCCGACGAACGTATCAAAAAACTGCACTGCGTAACTGAACCAAAGGCTAAAGAGCGAAACGACCTAACATTCCGGTAATGACTATCGTTCGTTTACTGCGGAGGGATCTCTCGTGGGCGTCGAAATAAAAGAGACCAGGGTGTCCGACGCCGAGTTCGAGGAGATGAAAGGGTTCGTCTTCGAGTATCTCGCGGCCAGCGTCGAGAAGGAAGAGGAGGGCGGTCGGATGCGCTGGTACCCGTGGCACTCGGCGGAGTACCGACATAACCACATTCTCAACGTGGTCGAACTCGCGACGGATATCGCACGCGAGGAGGGTGCCGACATCGACGTCACCCGCGTCGCCGCGCTCTTTCACGACGTCGCCAAACTCGAGACCGATCAGGAGCTCCACGCCGAGGCCGGCGCGCGCGTCGCCCGGGAGTACCTCGAGTCCCGCGCGGACTACCCCGAATCGTTCATCGAGCAGGTCTGTCGGGCCATCGAACACCACTCCTACCAGGGCGACCTGACCGATCTCACGCTCGAGGCCCAGTGTCTCATCGAGGCCGACCTGCTCGACAAGGTCGGGGCCAACGGCACCGCCCTGATGCTGTTGCGGATGGGCTACGAGGCGCGGACTCACATGGACTGCGACGAGATGGTCGACCGCGTCTTAGAGCGCGGCTACGACGCCGCCTCCCGCGTCCAGAGCGACACCGCCGAAGGGATCGCCCACCGCCGGCTGAAGCGTGTGAAGTGGTTCCGGGAGTGGCTCGAGGACGAAATCGCCGCGATGGGCGACTAGAGCGCCGGTCCCATCCCGCCGACCGGTCGATGAAATACCCTTCTCGAGCGCCCGGTTCTGCCGATCCCCGACGAGAGCCGTCGATCTCCGCGCGAGAATCGCCTCCACTCGAGAGCGACACTATCAGTCCCGTCCGTCGCGGAAGCTGAAACGCTTCGGCGGCCGATCAGTGTCGATTGGGTCTCGACGGACGAACGAGACGTTTCAGACTCCAACCATATCGATTCGAGACGGCCGTTGCGTTCATGACAGTGTAGTCTCGAATCGGTGGTAATGGGACGCGTTCGCCGAACCGGCCTCGTCGTGTGTTGTTGCCTAGCTATACTGACAGTCGGGCCGGTCGTCGGGGCCGCACAGCAGTCGGCGGCCGTCGTCGACGGATCGCCGGCTGCGAGTCAGACCGAGGTCGACGTCGACGGGCAGACATCGGCTTGTTTCGACGCCGGAGGCTCCGCGTTCGTCATCGGTTCGTCGGACGGGACAAACATCTGGGTTCGCCTCCACGCCGGGCCGCTCACCGATTCCGGCTGGGCGATCGGCGCCGAAATGATCGGCTCGACCGGGGGGACTTCGATCATCGAGGTCGTCGCCGGGATCCAGTTCGTCGGCGACGGCTTCCTCGATCTCCTCTCGAGTCCCGGTGAGTCGGTCGAACTGATCAGCGGGTTCGACTTCCAGTTGCCGATGCTCGAGATGGCCTCGAGCGGACTCGGGGCCGACGAGGTCGCCGGGAGCGACGGCGGCGCCGAAAACGAGAGCGGAGACAGTGCCGCGAGCGGAAGCGACGACGGGCAACGCGGCGACCGACGGGCCGCCGATAGCCCGTTCGAGATGATTCGGTGCTGAGTTCTCAGACGACCCGAAGCGTTCCGATCGCGAGGAAGACCAGCCCGAACCCGACGAGGACGACGGCGCTCAACGCCGCAACGACGGGCGCGAAGGCGTCGACGCGACGGCCGACCGCGTCCAGTGTTACCGGATAGACGACGATCCAGAGCGCGATCCCCGCGAAGAAACCGGTCAACAGCGCGGGAGAGCCGGTCTCGACGACCAGCACTCTCTCGAGAGCCGACCCGGCGGCGGGGACGTGCGAGAGGACGTCGAGCGTTCCGGGTTGGAGCAGGCCAACGCCGACGGTGAGCCAGAAGCCGATCTGGTAGGGGTTGGTCAGCGAGAGGACGAACGTCTTGCGAAAGCCCGACGACCCGTCCTCGCGGCCGTCGGTGAAGGTGGTGGCGCTTCTGGCCTCTTCTACCGCACCCACGGCGAAGTACAGCATCAGCAGTCCGCCGGCGAGGTAGAGCGCGGGCCGGGCGGCCGGATAGCGGTCGATCACCGCGACGGCGCCGGCCAGCGTCAGAACGAAGAACAGCGCGTCCGCGCTCATCGCGCCCAGTCCGGCCCTGAAGCCGGCGATCCGGCCGCGGATGACGCTCTCTTCGGCGATAATCGCGTTCATCGGTCCCGGTGGCGCGGCGAGCGCGAGTCCGAAGACCACGCCCGCGAGCGCCGTCGTGAGGACGGTCACGGTTCTCACACTCGAGTGGGCAACCAGCCGTGAAAAGTACGCTGACTTCGATTTCGTATGGGTTCCCGACCCGTGACAACGACCCTCTTGAGTCGACGGCTTTGATACCCGTGCCGATGAAGGGCGAGCCATGGTCGACGTGCTTTCGGACGACATCGGTCGCTTCGTTCGTGCGGTCGGGCCGAGCCCGGACGAAACGTTGCGCGAGATGGGCGACTACGCCCGCGAGGAGGGGTTCCCATACGTGGGCCCCGAGGTCGGCGCCACCCTCCGCTTGCTCGCCCGGCTGACCGACGCCGAGCGGATCTTCGAGTTCGGTTCTGGCTACGGCTACTCGGCCTACTGGATGGCCGAGGCCCTCCCCGACGACGGCGAGATCGTCCTCACCGAGGTCGACGAGGACGAACTCGAGATGGCCCGCGAGTACATGCGCGAGGGCGGCTACGACGACCGCGCGCGGTACGAACTAGGCGACGCGCTCGAGACGATCGACGACTACGACGGCCCGTTCGACGCGGTCCTGATCGACTGCCAGAAACACCGCTACCGCGACGCGTTCGAGGCCGTCCGCGAGAAGCTGTCGCCGGGCGGCGTCGTCGTTGCGGACAACGCGATCACCGCGGCCCCAATGGACTTCGAGCGACTGCTCGCCCTCGTCGAGGGCGAGGATCCCGGCGACGTCGACGAGCACACGCAGGGGATCGCCGACTACCTCGAGCGGGTAACTGACGACCCCGACTTCGAGACGATCGCGCTGCCGCTGGGCGAGGGGATCGCGATCAGCTACCGACTCGAGTGAGGCGCCTCGAGGGAGCCGACGTGCTGTCCTACTAGTACCGGTAGCAGTGCGACTTATCGTCCGCTTTCCGTTGAACATCCGACAGTTTCACCGAAAGTCGAGCAAAGAGACCGACCGACGGGACCGAAAACGAGCGTTACTGCGTCGAGTAGTCGGAGTCACCCTCGAGGACCTGTTCCTCGGGCGAATCGGCGCTGGTGGCGGCGCCGTACTCGCGGAAGCCGAGGAACGTCGTCGCGGCGACGGCGGTCAGCAGCGTCGCCCACGTGACCGCGGTCAGCGAGCCGGTGATCGTCGCGTCGTCGCCCGGGACGATCGCGCCGACGGTCTCGAGGCCGATGCCGTGGAGCGCGGCGGTCGCGAGAAAACCGAGCCAGAAGGCGGCCGAAAGCCCGGCCAGCGTCCGTCGGGAGACGCGGGTCGCGTACTGGGCCACGCAGTAGACGCCCGCGATGGCGACCGCGGTCGCTCCGACCGTCGGCACGAGCGCCTCGACGGTACCCGTTGCCATGCCGGCGACGGCGAAGCAGGCGAACGATACGGCTAGCAACAGCCGATCCGAACGGATGGAGGTCGGAATCACGTCGTGCACCGCTTTGCCGGGATGAATAGGCGGTCGGATATATAGCTGTTGGCTCGATTCGTCGACCGGCGCGAGCGGCGACGATCGGCCGGCTGCTGGCGAAATCGGCCGCGATCGGTCCGCTCTCGAGTCGCGAGCAGCGACGCGACTGATAGCTCAGTCGGCGGGACCGGAGGCGTCACCGAAAACGTCGATCCCTCGACGGGATTGGACGCTATGTGGATTCGCGGGGGTTCCGATACACGGCCCCGTTCCGTCGAGCGGCGCCGGTCTCCGTCACGACCGGTTCGACGTCGGTCCGCGTTAGTCGTCTCCGCCGTCCGCGAGAACGCGTTCCTCGGGCGAGGTTCGGCCGGGATGGACGCCGTAGCTGGCGAAGCCGTACAGCACCGTCACCGCCACCGCACAGCAGACGACCGCGCCCGAGATCGACTCGAGGACGAGTGGGATCGGCGGGGCGGCGAGTCCGTCGGCGACGGCCGCCGCCGAATCGCTTTCGGGGGCCGCGACCAGCGCGTAGGGGAGAAACGCGACGAACGCGACGACCCACCAGCGCTTCGCCGCCAGGCGGAGTTGAGCGACGCTGTAATCGCGGACCTGAGTCGCGACGCCGGCGACGCCGAGCGCCATCAGAAGCAGGGACGGGAACAACCGGTACGGCGAGTCCAACCCGATATTACTCGCGACGCCGACGGCGACGAGCGCGACGGCCCCGACGAGCACCGAACCGGAGCGTGACG
Above is a genomic segment from Haloterrigena salifodinae containing:
- a CDS encoding cobalamin B12-binding domain-containing protein; the protein is MSSEQEQESIRCLVAKVGLDGHDRGAHVIARAFRDAGFEVIYSGLHKAPEEIVQAAVQEDVDVLGISILSGAHDTLLPKIMDGLEEYGAKEDTLVLAGGVIPEEDRAELKAEGVAAIFGPGTSVEETIEFVRENAPER
- a CDS encoding HD domain-containing protein, translated to MGVEIKETRVSDAEFEEMKGFVFEYLAASVEKEEEGGRMRWYPWHSAEYRHNHILNVVELATDIAREEGADIDVTRVAALFHDVAKLETDQELHAEAGARVAREYLESRADYPESFIEQVCRAIEHHSYQGDLTDLTLEAQCLIEADLLDKVGANGTALMLLRMGYEARTHMDCDEMVDRVLERGYDAASRVQSDTAEGIAHRRLKRVKWFREWLEDEIAAMGD
- a CDS encoding DUF7332 family protein, which produces MGRVRRTGLVVCCCLAILTVGPVVGAAQQSAAVVDGSPAASQTEVDVDGQTSACFDAGGSAFVIGSSDGTNIWVRLHAGPLTDSGWAIGAEMIGSTGGTSIIEVVAGIQFVGDGFLDLLSSPGESVELISGFDFQLPMLEMASSGLGADEVAGSDGGAENESGDSAASGSDDGQRGDRRAADSPFEMIRC
- a CDS encoding LysE family translocator, which gives rise to MTVLTTALAGVVFGLALAAPPGPMNAIIAEESVIRGRIAGFRAGLGAMSADALFFVLTLAGAVAVIDRYPAARPALYLAGGLLMLYFAVGAVEEARSATTFTDGREDGSSGFRKTFVLSLTNPYQIGFWLTVGVGLLQPGTLDVLSHVPAAGSALERVLVVETGSPALLTGFFAGIALWIVVYPVTLDAVGRRVDAFAPVVAALSAVVLVGFGLVFLAIGTLRVV
- a CDS encoding O-methyltransferase encodes the protein MVDVLSDDIGRFVRAVGPSPDETLREMGDYAREEGFPYVGPEVGATLRLLARLTDAERIFEFGSGYGYSAYWMAEALPDDGEIVLTEVDEDELEMAREYMREGGYDDRARYELGDALETIDDYDGPFDAVLIDCQKHRYRDAFEAVREKLSPGGVVVADNAITAAPMDFERLLALVEGEDPGDVDEHTQGIADYLERVTDDPDFETIALPLGEGIAISYRLE
- a CDS encoding DUF1467 domain-containing protein yields the protein MKRSFASRSGSVLVGAVALVAVGVASNIGLDSPYRLFPSLLLMALGVAGVATQVRDYSVAQLRLAAKRWWVVAFVAFLPYALVAAPESDSAAAVADGLAAPPIPLVLESISGAVVCCAVAVTVLYGFASYGVHPGRTSPEERVLADGGDD